A part of Paraburkholderia largidicola genomic DNA contains:
- a CDS encoding YbaK/EbsC family protein, with product MLSHEPLQKLDIIAPDQIGAHLPAHVAASIEGRDIVVFSVTDDASDTADFSARYGFPMEDCANTIVVKYKKDGGEHLAAIVTLGSLRLDVNGAVKAVLGAKRISFAQREVATEQSAMEFGGITAFGLPANWRVLVDAGVMERRQVVMGAGIRKAKLLLAPSMLEQLDNVEVAQLTLPPDAPAAS from the coding sequence ATGCTTTCGCACGAACCGCTTCAGAAGCTCGACATCATCGCGCCCGATCAGATCGGCGCCCATCTCCCCGCGCACGTCGCCGCGTCCATCGAAGGCCGCGACATCGTCGTGTTCTCCGTCACCGACGACGCATCCGACACAGCCGACTTCAGCGCGCGCTACGGCTTTCCGATGGAAGACTGCGCGAACACGATCGTCGTCAAGTACAAGAAGGACGGCGGCGAGCATCTGGCCGCGATCGTGACGCTCGGCTCGCTGCGCCTCGACGTCAACGGCGCAGTGAAAGCTGTCCTCGGCGCAAAGCGCATTTCATTCGCGCAGCGCGAAGTCGCAACGGAACAGAGCGCGATGGAGTTCGGCGGCATCACGGCGTTCGGCCTGCCCGCGAACTGGCGTGTTCTCGTCGATGCCGGCGTGATGGAACGCCGCCAGGTGGTGATGGGCGCGGGCATTCGCAAGGCGAAGCTGTTGCTCGCACCGTCGATGCTCGAGCAACTCGACAACGTCGAAGTCGCGCAACTGACATTGCCGCCGGACGCCCCCGCAGCATCTTGA
- a CDS encoding sulfite exporter TauE/SafE family protein: MGYLLVLAVGLAAGTLSGVIGTGSSMMLMPVLVMLYGPQQAVPVMAIAAIMGNFGKVLAWWREIDWRACGAYCSTAVPAAALGVRTLLALPPHAVEIALGLFFVAMVPVRRWLARRSVRFSPWHLAAIGAPVGFLTGIVVSTGPITVPVFMGYGLVKGAFLATEAAGSLAVYAAKVATFNHFGALPLHVVLDGLITGSALMVGAFCARRIVVRMSPGTFRLVVDGLMLSSGLSLLWAAGR; encoded by the coding sequence ATGGGTTATCTGTTGGTTCTCGCCGTCGGCCTCGCGGCGGGCACGCTGAGCGGCGTGATCGGCACGGGCTCGTCGATGATGCTGATGCCCGTGCTCGTGATGCTGTACGGTCCGCAGCAGGCGGTGCCCGTCATGGCGATCGCGGCCATCATGGGCAATTTCGGCAAGGTCCTCGCGTGGTGGCGGGAGATCGACTGGCGCGCCTGCGGCGCGTACTGTTCGACCGCCGTGCCGGCCGCGGCGCTCGGCGTGCGCACGCTGCTCGCGCTGCCGCCGCATGCCGTCGAGATCGCGCTCGGCCTCTTCTTCGTCGCGATGGTGCCGGTACGGCGCTGGCTTGCGCGTCGCTCGGTGCGCTTTTCGCCATGGCACCTGGCGGCGATCGGCGCGCCCGTCGGCTTTCTGACGGGCATCGTCGTGTCGACGGGGCCGATCACGGTGCCCGTGTTCATGGGGTATGGCCTCGTGAAAGGCGCGTTTCTCGCGACGGAAGCGGCCGGCTCGCTCGCCGTCTATGCCGCCAAGGTCGCGACGTTCAACCACTTCGGCGCGCTGCCGCTGCACGTCGTGCTGGATGGCCTGATCACAGGCTCGGCGCTGATGGTGGGCGCGTTCTGCGCGCGACGCATCGTCGTGCGCATGAGTCCCGGCACATTCAGGCTCGTCGTGGACGGGCTGATGCTGTCGTCCGGCCTGTCGCTGCTATGGGCGGCGGGACGCTGA
- a CDS encoding DUF4148 domain-containing protein — protein sequence MLSESNRMFVAGGLLIGALALATLGLRFGNRESAAKDADGRVDSALSSAARPVTPDAPIEDPRNAGIARVLQAVHDSLQRGDLASAHVLLDAVLTMRSDEPQALLLKKELDAREAQARELRAATRDEPSAAQPPARTHTSVKTTRARPATSRHVTDTSARDQPAIDATPRNDIRSGSATDNATASDHAADTASLQTHAQPETVIASTVHTAAAAAEPVEQPPAPAAGPSTAQIHEPPAPPPAAAPSDGPKTRAQVRDELSRARTNGTMSRFGNPDPYGPGGSPRDNTQPAIRTW from the coding sequence ATGTTGAGTGAGTCCAACAGAATGTTCGTTGCGGGCGGCCTGCTGATCGGCGCGCTGGCCCTTGCGACGCTCGGGCTTCGGTTCGGCAATCGCGAATCGGCAGCGAAGGATGCGGACGGACGGGTCGATAGCGCCCTGTCGTCCGCCGCGCGTCCCGTGACGCCCGACGCGCCTATCGAGGACCCGCGCAACGCGGGCATCGCACGCGTGCTGCAGGCGGTGCACGACAGCCTGCAACGCGGCGACCTCGCGTCCGCGCACGTGCTGCTCGACGCGGTGCTGACGATGCGCAGTGACGAGCCGCAAGCGCTGCTGCTGAAAAAGGAACTGGATGCACGCGAAGCGCAGGCGCGCGAATTACGGGCGGCCACACGGGATGAGCCAAGCGCCGCGCAGCCGCCCGCACGTACCCATACTTCCGTGAAGACGACGCGTGCGCGGCCTGCAACGTCGCGTCATGTGACTGACACTTCGGCCCGCGACCAACCCGCAATCGATGCAACGCCGCGCAACGATATCCGTTCTGGCAGCGCGACCGACAATGCAACGGCCAGCGATCACGCGGCCGACACGGCTTCGCTTCAAACTCATGCGCAGCCTGAAACGGTCATCGCCTCGACGGTGCACACGGCGGCGGCGGCCGCCGAACCCGTCGAGCAGCCGCCGGCACCCGCCGCCGGGCCATCGACAGCGCAAATCCATGAGCCCCCTGCTCCGCCGCCCGCCGCCGCACCCAGCGACGGCCCGAAGACACGCGCCCAGGTGCGTGACGAACTCAGTCGCGCACGGACGAATGGAACGATGTCGCGCTTCGGCAACCCCGATCCCTATGGCCCGGGCGGTTCGCCGAGGGACAACACGCAGCCTGCGATCCGGACCTGGTAG
- a CDS encoding acyl-CoA dehydrogenase family protein encodes MIRDQETLSILLDSLSRFVRERLVPAENEVAETDEIPAGIVGEMRELGLFGLSIPEEYGGLGLTMEEEVLAAFEIARTSPAFRSLIGTNNGIGSQGLIIDGTDEQKHYYLPKLASGELIASFALTEPGSGSDAASLRTTAVRDGDHYVINGTKRFITNAPEAGVYTVMARTNPEIKGAGGISAFIVEKGTPGLSLGKIDKKMGQKGAHTCDVIFENCRVPAANIIGGKEGVGFKTAMKVLDKGRLHISAICVGAAERMLDDALRYAMERKQFGQPIAEFQLVQAMLADSRAEIYAARSMVLDAARRRDDKQDVSTEASCCKLFASEMCGRVADRAVQIHGGAGYVSEYAVERFYRDVRLFRIYEGTTQIQQLVIARNMIRDASR; translated from the coding sequence ATGATCCGCGATCAGGAAACACTGTCCATTCTTCTCGATTCGCTGTCGCGCTTCGTGCGCGAGCGTCTCGTGCCCGCCGAAAACGAAGTCGCCGAAACGGATGAAATCCCCGCCGGCATCGTCGGCGAGATGCGCGAACTGGGTCTCTTCGGGCTGTCGATTCCCGAGGAATACGGCGGCCTCGGACTGACGATGGAAGAAGAAGTGCTCGCCGCATTCGAGATCGCGAGGACTTCGCCTGCGTTCCGTTCGCTGATCGGCACGAACAACGGCATCGGCTCGCAAGGGCTCATCATCGACGGCACCGACGAGCAGAAGCACTACTATCTGCCGAAGCTCGCATCGGGCGAACTGATCGCATCGTTCGCGTTGACGGAGCCGGGCTCGGGTTCGGATGCCGCGTCGCTGCGCACGACGGCCGTGCGCGACGGCGACCATTACGTGATCAACGGTACCAAGCGCTTCATTACCAATGCGCCCGAAGCGGGCGTCTACACGGTGATGGCGCGCACCAACCCCGAGATCAAGGGCGCAGGCGGCATCTCGGCGTTCATCGTCGAGAAAGGCACGCCCGGACTGTCGCTCGGCAAGATCGACAAGAAGATGGGCCAGAAAGGCGCGCATACCTGCGACGTCATCTTCGAGAACTGCCGCGTGCCCGCGGCGAACATCATCGGCGGCAAGGAAGGCGTCGGCTTCAAGACGGCGATGAAGGTGCTCGACAAAGGCCGCCTGCATATCTCGGCGATCTGCGTCGGCGCAGCCGAACGCATGCTCGACGATGCGCTGCGTTATGCGATGGAGCGCAAGCAGTTCGGCCAGCCGATCGCCGAGTTCCAGCTCGTGCAAGCCATGCTCGCCGACAGCCGCGCGGAAATCTACGCCGCGCGCTCGATGGTGCTCGATGCCGCGCGCCGCCGCGACGACAAACAGGACGTATCGACGGAAGCGTCGTGCTGCAAGCTGTTCGCGTCGGAGATGTGCGGACGCGTCGCGGATCGCGCGGTGCAGATTCACGGCGGCGCGGGGTATGTGTCCGAGTATGCCGTCGAACGCTTTTATCGCGACGTGCGCCTGTTCCGCATCTACGAAGGCACAACGCAGATCCAGCAACTGGTGATCGCGCGCAACATGATCCGCGACGCCAGCCGCTAG
- a CDS encoding MgtC/SapB family protein: MSADFIWRLLAAFACGVAIGLERQMRQRTAGLRTITLVASGACLFVTLGMLTGNGVAGVTQIAAYVVSGVGFLGGGVIMRDKGSIQGINTAATLWCSAAVGVLCGAGHYGPALAGTVVVLATNTVLREVSRAINATPVSSADLVREYVLTVVCREHDEIHIRTVLSNSMYSQPLSFQSLTSEDVEDDPSRIQVTATLRMHPKDQAKLELMASRISMEKSVSSVSWSAKEAEPTPE; the protein is encoded by the coding sequence ATGTCAGCGGATTTCATCTGGAGGCTGCTCGCCGCGTTTGCGTGCGGCGTGGCAATTGGTCTCGAACGTCAGATGCGGCAGCGCACCGCGGGGCTGCGCACGATCACGCTCGTCGCGAGCGGCGCTTGCCTGTTCGTCACGCTCGGCATGCTGACGGGCAATGGTGTCGCGGGCGTCACACAGATCGCCGCGTATGTGGTGTCGGGCGTGGGCTTTCTGGGCGGCGGCGTGATCATGCGCGACAAGGGCTCGATCCAGGGCATCAATACGGCGGCGACGCTCTGGTGCTCGGCGGCCGTCGGCGTGCTGTGCGGCGCGGGGCATTACGGACCGGCGCTTGCGGGCACGGTGGTCGTGCTTGCGACCAACACGGTGTTGCGCGAAGTGAGCCGCGCGATCAATGCGACGCCGGTGTCGAGCGCGGACCTCGTGCGGGAATATGTTTTGACCGTCGTGTGCCGCGAGCACGACGAAATCCACATTCGCACGGTGCTGTCGAACTCGATGTATTCGCAACCGTTGTCGTTTCAGAGTCTGACGAGCGAGGATGTCGAAGACGATCCGTCGCGTATTCAGGTGACGGCGACGTTGCGGATGCACCCGAAGGATCAGGCCAAGCTCGAATTGATGGCGAGCCGGATCAGCATGGAGAAGAGCGTGTCGAGCGTCAGCTGGTCCGCGAAGGAAGCCGAGCCGACGCCTGAATGA
- a CDS encoding LysR family transcriptional regulator gives MATQADVARTAPVKLHSASSATIDGTTNTSAMDRFGSLNIFVRAAETRSFTEAGRQIGISASAVGKAISRLETRLGARLFHRSTRSITLTPEGAQFLTRCQRIFEEIEAAESELALAHAAPRGKLRVSMPMVTKLLMPVIGEFMKAYPEIVLDIDFSDRMVDIIEEGFDVVMRTGDVNDSQLITRTMGTYVHLIVASPAYLAKHPPLTTPEALVHHACLQHRFPTTGKLRRWPLERDGESIDIDLPTTAVATAVEPLIAMAEQDLGLACVPDFTVRAQVESGTLVPVLREYSGALSVFRALWPSGGQLTPKMRAFVDFMSVHLFPAETTVKTHSRSD, from the coding sequence ATGGCTACACAAGCCGATGTGGCGCGCACGGCGCCCGTCAAGCTGCACTCCGCGTCGTCGGCGACGATCGACGGCACGACTAACACGAGTGCAATGGATCGCTTCGGCTCGCTCAACATCTTCGTGCGCGCCGCCGAAACCCGCAGTTTCACTGAAGCGGGCCGCCAGATCGGCATCTCGGCTTCCGCAGTCGGCAAGGCCATTTCACGGCTGGAAACACGGCTCGGCGCGCGGCTCTTTCATCGCAGCACGCGCAGCATCACGCTGACGCCCGAAGGCGCGCAGTTTCTCACGCGCTGCCAGCGCATCTTCGAGGAGATCGAGGCTGCGGAGAGCGAACTCGCGCTCGCGCATGCCGCGCCGCGCGGCAAGCTGCGCGTGAGCATGCCGATGGTCACGAAGCTGCTGATGCCCGTGATCGGCGAGTTCATGAAGGCGTACCCCGAGATCGTGCTGGACATCGACTTCAGCGATCGCATGGTCGATATCATCGAAGAAGGCTTCGACGTCGTGATGCGCACGGGTGACGTCAACGACTCGCAACTGATCACGCGAACGATGGGCACGTATGTGCATCTGATCGTCGCTTCGCCCGCCTACCTCGCGAAGCATCCGCCGCTCACGACACCTGAGGCGCTCGTTCATCATGCGTGTCTTCAGCATCGCTTTCCAACTACGGGCAAGCTGCGCCGCTGGCCGCTCGAACGCGATGGCGAATCGATCGATATCGACTTGCCCACGACCGCCGTCGCCACCGCCGTCGAGCCGCTGATCGCGATGGCCGAGCAGGATCTCGGCCTTGCCTGTGTGCCCGATTTCACGGTGCGCGCGCAGGTGGAGAGCGGCACGCTCGTCCCGGTTCTGCGCGAATACTCCGGCGCGCTCAGCGTGTTTCGCGCACTGTGGCCTTCAGGCGGGCAACTGACGCCGAAAATGCGGGCCTTCGTCGACTTCATGAGCGTGCATCTTTTTCCCGCGGAAACCACTGTGAAGACACACTCGCGCAGCGACTGA
- a CDS encoding YbjQ family protein, with product MIERNMVSTAFDLPGYTVDASLGIARGIIVRSRSVVGSIGAGLQTIFGGNISLYTSLCERARQDAYERMLAEAATLGANAVIGMRYDATEIGAGVAEVLCYGTAVHVRRNV from the coding sequence ATGATCGAACGAAACATGGTCTCCACGGCCTTCGATTTGCCAGGCTACACCGTCGATGCGTCGCTTGGCATCGCGCGGGGCATCATCGTGCGTTCGCGCTCGGTGGTGGGCTCGATCGGTGCGGGGCTGCAGACTATCTTTGGCGGCAATATCTCGCTGTACACGTCGCTGTGCGAGCGCGCCCGGCAGGATGCCTACGAGCGCATGCTGGCGGAAGCGGCGACGCTCGGCGCGAATGCCGTGATCGGCATGCGTTACGATGCGACGGAGATCGGCGCGGGCGTGGCGGAAGTGCTGTGCTATGGAACCGCCGTCCACGTGCGCCGCAACGTGTAA
- a CDS encoding DUF4142 domain-containing protein: MIRLPIASIVCASTTSLLLFASAVNAQTTQPAQAASADSVRLHAADQTFVNDGTQAVATQRDAARIATSRSTDRDVKAFAEKAAADNLTIANALRAASPRGVDVPHNNPDTATLDSIKNLRGAEFDKTYIEQIALSGEQKTLSAFQAEIASGRDAQLKEAAQKALPIIQAQYAAAQELAKRKHLATQ, encoded by the coding sequence ATGATCCGTTTGCCCATCGCTTCCATCGTCTGTGCATCCACGACCAGTCTGTTGCTGTTCGCATCGGCGGTGAACGCGCAAACCACGCAACCGGCACAAGCCGCGTCCGCGGATTCCGTGCGGCTGCATGCAGCCGACCAGACCTTCGTCAACGACGGCACGCAAGCCGTGGCCACGCAGCGCGATGCCGCGCGTATCGCGACGTCGCGTTCGACGGACCGCGACGTGAAGGCATTCGCCGAAAAGGCCGCCGCCGACAACCTCACGATCGCCAATGCGCTGCGCGCGGCGAGCCCGCGCGGCGTCGACGTGCCGCACAACAACCCGGATACGGCGACGCTCGACAGCATCAAGAATCTGCGCGGCGCGGAATTCGACAAGACGTATATCGAGCAGATCGCCTTGAGCGGCGAGCAGAAGACGCTGTCGGCATTTCAGGCGGAGATCGCATCGGGACGCGACGCGCAGTTGAAGGAAGCCGCGCAGAAGGCGCTGCCCATCATCCAGGCGCAATACGCGGCCGCACAGGAACTGGCGAAGCGCAAGCATCTCGCGACGCAGTAA
- a CDS encoding DUF2964 family protein — MPIEPWNSPKRRARRKMIWSKAHVVLAAIGTLSAVAGIAVAINGGLEFNRTKVFVGVGIIIVSTVLYVSMLFVDD, encoded by the coding sequence ATGCCTATCGAACCCTGGAATTCCCCGAAGCGCCGCGCGCGCCGCAAAATGATCTGGAGCAAGGCACACGTCGTGCTGGCCGCGATCGGCACCTTGTCGGCCGTCGCAGGCATTGCCGTCGCGATCAACGGCGGGCTCGAATTCAACCGCACCAAGGTATTCGTCGGCGTCGGCATCATCATCGTGTCGACGGTCCTCTACGTGTCGATGCTGTTCGTCGACGACTAG
- a CDS encoding YqaE/Pmp3 family membrane protein has translation MRLLLALLLPWFQFFTIGRPFAGIICLVLQLTIIGWLPAAIWSVYALSQYNTDRKIDEALGRRS, from the coding sequence ATGCGTCTGTTGCTTGCCCTGCTTTTGCCATGGTTCCAGTTCTTCACGATTGGTCGACCGTTCGCCGGGATCATTTGTCTGGTGTTGCAACTCACGATCATCGGCTGGCTGCCTGCCGCGATCTGGTCCGTGTACGCGCTCAGCCAGTACAACACCGACCGCAAGATCGACGAAGCGCTCGGCCGGCGCTCGTAA
- a CDS encoding helix-turn-helix domain-containing protein has translation MPSRNEALPTVMRRLAAGKMLMEGASVSDVAAQLHISENTVRKYRALVNEGGLESLRQMSVGGRSSVLDEAAMQWIAAALSGPAGIHGFPSDAWTSNRLRELIRARFGVSYSRVYTWQIATNLGLGHRLTKSRK, from the coding sequence ATGCCTTCACGAAACGAAGCATTGCCGACTGTCATGCGCAGGCTCGCGGCGGGCAAGATGCTGATGGAGGGCGCGTCCGTCAGCGACGTCGCCGCGCAACTGCATATCTCCGAGAACACCGTGCGCAAGTATCGCGCGCTGGTGAACGAGGGCGGACTGGAGTCGTTGCGGCAGATGAGTGTGGGCGGCCGTTCGTCGGTACTCGACGAAGCCGCGATGCAGTGGATTGCGGCCGCGCTGAGCGGGCCCGCGGGCATTCACGGCTTTCCGTCCGATGCATGGACCAGCAACCGTCTGCGCGAGCTGATACGCGCCCGGTTCGGTGTCAGCTACTCGCGTGTCTATACATGGCAGATCGCGACCAATCTCGGCCTCGGACACCGGCTCACCAAATCCCGCAAGTAA
- a CDS encoding lytic transglycosylase domain-containing protein, whose amino-acid sequence MFNHRLRAAPRSLRPLRCALGALALSLASLTCGTARADDCFEQAAVYQGVNPLILRAVAWHESKGDPAAVNRNANGSIDVGQLQINSVHFSDLKRLGIPHRALTDACVNIYVAAWLMKQKMVKYGNTWRAIGAYHSESPKERDAYARSIQKILVAWGELLPAAR is encoded by the coding sequence GTGTTCAACCATCGACTCCGCGCCGCGCCCCGCTCGCTGCGCCCGCTCAGATGCGCGCTAGGCGCGCTCGCGCTTTCGCTTGCCTCGTTGACGTGCGGCACGGCCCGCGCCGACGACTGCTTCGAGCAGGCTGCCGTCTATCAGGGCGTCAATCCGCTGATCCTGCGCGCCGTCGCTTGGCATGAATCGAAAGGCGATCCCGCGGCCGTCAACCGCAACGCGAACGGTTCGATCGACGTCGGCCAGTTGCAGATCAACTCCGTGCACTTCAGCGATCTGAAGCGCCTGGGCATCCCGCATCGCGCGCTCACCGATGCTTGCGTGAACATCTATGTCGCCGCGTGGCTCATGAAGCAGAAGATGGTGAAGTACGGCAACACGTGGCGCGCGATCGGCGCATATCACTCCGAGTCGCCGAAAGAGCGCGACGCTTACGCGCGCAGCATCCAGAAGATTCTTGTCGCATGGGGCGAACTGCTGCCTGCAGCGCGCTGA
- the wrbA gene encoding NAD(P)H:quinone oxidoreductase, translating to MAKVLVLYYSSYGHIEKMAESIAEGARGAGAQVDIKRVPETVPEEIAKKSNFKLDQQAPVATVADLEQYDAIVVGTGTRYGRMSSQMAAFLDQTGGLWMRGALNGKVGAAFASTGTQHGGQETTLFSIITNLMHLGMIIVGLPYSHQGMMNMTEIVGGAPYGATTIAAADGSRQPSAIDLEGARHQGELVAKTAAKLFG from the coding sequence ATGGCCAAGGTTCTCGTTCTCTATTACTCGTCGTATGGGCACATCGAAAAAATGGCGGAGTCCATCGCGGAAGGCGCGCGTGGCGCGGGCGCGCAGGTCGATATCAAGCGCGTGCCGGAGACCGTGCCCGAAGAGATTGCGAAGAAGTCGAACTTCAAGCTCGATCAGCAGGCGCCCGTTGCGACGGTCGCCGATCTCGAGCAATACGATGCGATCGTGGTCGGCACGGGCACACGTTATGGGCGCATGTCGTCGCAGATGGCCGCGTTTCTCGATCAGACGGGCGGACTATGGATGCGAGGCGCGCTGAACGGTAAGGTCGGCGCGGCGTTCGCATCGACGGGGACGCAGCATGGCGGCCAGGAGACCACGTTGTTCTCGATCATCACGAACCTGATGCACCTCGGCATGATCATCGTGGGTTTGCCGTATAGCCATCAGGGGATGATGAACATGACGGAGATCGTCGGCGGTGCACCTTATGGCGCCACGACGATCGCAGCAGCCGACGGTTCGCGTCAACCGAGCGCAATCGATCTCGAGGGCGCGCGGCATCAGGGCGAACTGGTCGCGAAGACGGCGGCCAAGCTGTTTGGCTGA
- a CDS encoding GGDEF domain-containing protein: MSTTHTPQSVRLRALVDTVQRNERTLRRFQDVELQLIRAQDFPSLCRVLLDYLPREFGLERVTLWLNDTLPLLHELALRHASSGTKRADGNNGKAASSLKTSREMGDAAARLCSQGRPWLGAPAAMDDAARNACFGSEPRPASLALLPLATNGQPSGYLCLASDNESRFAPGMATDMLERFTVIVAASLDNVAHREQLERLGATDALTGLPNRRYFDERLREETTRASRYRLPLGCLFIDIDGFKPINDAYGHAVGDRALAMVGACLRKQTRLGDTIARYGGEEFAVLLQGDLKDSLVVAERMRAAVAQLDLRDNESTNESPSDSPNDSAENGKRIPLTVSIGVSAHGMHQGADLDSLGRTLVDEADRAMYKAKSGGRNRVATLVG; encoded by the coding sequence ATGAGCACAACACATACGCCCCAGTCCGTCCGCCTTCGCGCACTCGTCGATACGGTGCAGCGCAACGAACGCACGTTGCGCCGCTTCCAGGATGTCGAGCTTCAATTGATCCGCGCGCAGGATTTCCCGTCGCTTTGTCGTGTGCTGCTCGACTATCTGCCGCGAGAGTTCGGACTGGAGCGCGTGACGCTGTGGCTCAACGACACGCTGCCGCTGCTGCACGAACTGGCGTTGCGTCACGCGAGTAGCGGGACGAAACGTGCCGACGGGAACAACGGCAAGGCCGCATCGTCGCTGAAAACTTCACGCGAGATGGGCGATGCCGCCGCGCGGCTGTGTTCTCAGGGCCGTCCGTGGCTCGGCGCGCCGGCGGCGATGGACGACGCGGCGCGCAATGCGTGCTTCGGCAGCGAGCCGCGGCCTGCCAGCCTCGCGCTGCTGCCGCTCGCGACGAACGGGCAGCCGAGCGGCTATCTGTGCCTCGCGAGCGACAACGAAAGCCGCTTTGCGCCCGGCATGGCGACCGACATGCTGGAGCGCTTTACCGTGATCGTCGCGGCGAGCCTCGACAACGTCGCGCATCGCGAGCAGCTTGAACGGCTTGGCGCAACCGACGCGCTCACGGGCCTCCCCAACCGCCGCTATTTCGACGAACGCCTGCGCGAAGAGACGACGCGCGCGTCGCGCTACCGGCTGCCGCTTGGCTGCCTGTTCATCGATATCGACGGCTTCAAGCCGATCAACGATGCGTACGGTCACGCTGTCGGCGACCGCGCGCTGGCCATGGTCGGCGCCTGTCTGCGCAAGCAGACGCGCCTCGGCGACACGATTGCGCGCTACGGCGGCGAAGAATTTGCCGTGCTGCTGCAAGGCGACCTGAAGGACTCGCTCGTCGTGGCCGAGCGCATGCGCGCGGCCGTCGCGCAACTCGACCTGCGGGATAACGAAAGCACGAACGAAAGCCCGAGCGACAGCCCGAACGACAGCGCGGAGAATGGGAAGCGCATTCCCTTGACGGTGTCGATCGGCGTATCCGCGCATGGGATGCACCAGGGCGCCGATCTCGACAGCCTCGGGCGCACACTCGTCGACGAAGCGGACCGCGCGATGTACAAGGCAAAGAGCGGCGGGCGCAATCGCGTGGCGACGCTCGTCGGGTAA
- a CDS encoding IclR family transcriptional regulator — protein MTAFARSTKAGDKRDMRPKQPQEHRDIARFDNEPYETDREFVTALARGLELLRCFGLKERHLGLTELARRTGLPKGTVARLAGTLAKLGYLRYEEALGKYSLGTGVLSLGYAMLSNLDIRDLARPVMQELAEYAGCSVAIGVRDRLSMMYVEWVRSSAPITVMRSIGTRLPIATTSMGRAYLAAATDAERNAVLDQVRAQDETAWTRIESGIDEAIKDYATRGFCLSYGDWDADIASVGVPFTAPDGTQMAFNCGGPAFVLSRDKLENDIGPRLAGLVKRVEAAIGRR, from the coding sequence ATGACAGCATTCGCCCGAAGTACCAAGGCAGGAGACAAGCGCGACATGCGTCCGAAGCAGCCGCAAGAGCACCGCGATATCGCGCGTTTCGACAACGAGCCGTATGAAACGGATCGCGAGTTCGTTACCGCACTGGCGCGCGGACTGGAGTTGCTGCGCTGTTTCGGCCTGAAGGAACGGCATCTCGGCCTGACCGAACTGGCGCGTCGAACCGGCTTGCCCAAGGGCACCGTCGCGCGGCTCGCCGGCACGCTCGCGAAGCTCGGCTATTTGCGCTACGAGGAAGCGCTCGGCAAGTACAGCCTCGGCACGGGTGTGCTGTCGCTCGGCTACGCGATGTTGTCGAACCTCGACATTCGCGACCTCGCGCGCCCGGTGATGCAGGAACTCGCCGAATATGCAGGATGCTCGGTCGCGATCGGCGTGCGCGACCGGCTGTCGATGATGTACGTCGAATGGGTGCGCAGCAGCGCGCCGATCACGGTGATGCGCAGCATCGGCACGCGCCTGCCAATTGCGACGACATCGATGGGCCGCGCGTATCTCGCCGCCGCCACCGATGCCGAACGCAACGCGGTGCTCGACCAGGTGCGCGCGCAGGACGAAACCGCCTGGACGCGCATCGAAAGCGGCATCGACGAAGCAATAAAGGATTACGCCACGCGCGGCTTCTGCCTGTCATATGGCGACTGGGATGCGGACATCGCGAGCGTCGGCGTGCCGTTCACGGCGCCCGACGGCACGCAGATGGCCTTCAATTGCGGCGGGCCTGCCTTCGTGCTGAGCCGCGACAAGCTGGAGAACGACATCGGGCCGCGCCTCGCGGGTCTTGTCAAACGAGTGGAGGCCGCCATCGGGCGGCGATGA